One part of the Trypanosoma brucei brucei TREU927 chromosome 4, complete sequence genome encodes these proteins:
- a CDS encoding protein kinase, putative, protein MSYTTESAFYRKYHLTDRTPIGKGTFALVYKCVNRITKESYAVKIVDKNMTLPNDIQSVSLEVHIMKQIGNHPHVARLVDYFETRESIYIVMDLLSGGMVFDRIAELSHYDEKIAADLVRNVLSGLVHIHSRGIIHRDLKPENLLLRPQRDSDDTSWLSDVCISDFGLASTGPGKACCGTAKYIAPEVVKVGYYGTVKGTYDNKCDVWSLGVITFVLLSGKMPFYGATHREIFRRIVDGKWSFGGPIWNTISLMGKSFIRSCLTRDPAKRPSARELLNHPWITDDQPDKHLGESIEEIRSLTAITKLRGATAVIRTSHEMLGGIDSCASFTKHLRHKDKLSTIIEVVSQTDPTVVHLVDFGKVLASRGGHKLQDCCSCSSQTVCRHIQNVHEYLFVGNRRRKVYPFLYSLRAMQSNAELDVKLSLGKDDRAGKVLSAVEKIIEAAFAFSTALEAVPQERLKGNVPIDCEWRQVSERTKALVSGCK, encoded by the coding sequence ATGTCATACACAACAGAAAGTGCCTTCTACCGGAAGTACCACTTGACTGACAGGACTCCGATCGGTAAAGGAACGTTTGCGCTGGTGTACAAATGTGTGAACCGTATAACTAAGGAGTCGTATGCTGTGAAGATTGTTGACAAGAACATGACACTTCCGAATGATATTCAGAGCGTGAGTTTGGAGGTGCACATTATGAAACAAATCGGCAACCACCCGCATGTTGCTCGGCTTGTGGATTACTTCGAGACCAGAGAGAGCATTTACATTGTTATGGATCTCCTTAGTGGCGGTATGGTATTTGACCGGATTGCAGAGCTTAGCCATTACGATGAGAAGATCGCTGCTGATCTGGTGCGTAATGTACTTTCTGGTTTAGTTCATATCCATTCCCGAGGGATTATACATCGTGATCTGAAACCGGAAAATCTTCTTCTTCGACCCCAACGCGATAGTGACGACACCTCGTGGTTGTCTGACGTGTGCATTTCAGATTTTGGATTGGCGAGCACCGGGCCCGGTAAGGCCTGCTGCGGCACCGCTAAATATATCGCACCGGAGGTTGTTAAGGTGGGTTATTATGGCACAGTGAAGGGGACGTATGACAACAAATGCGATGTATGGTCGTTAGGGGTTATTACATTTGTTCTCCTTTCTGGAAAGATGCCGTTTTATGGTGCCACACATCGCGAAATATTCCGTCGCATCGTTGATGGAAAATGGAGCTTTGGTGGGCCCATATGGAACACCATTTCCCTCATGGGGAAATCGTTTATTCGCAGCTGCTTGACACGAGACCCCGCAAAGAGGCCCTCAGCCCGCGAGCTGCTTAATCACCCATGGATAACAGATGATCAACCAGATAAACATTTGGGTGAAAGCATAGAAGAAATACGGAGCCTCACTGCAATAACAAAACTTCGTGGAGCGACGGCTGTGATACGCACATCACATGAAATGCTGGGAGGTATTGACAGTTGTGCTTCCTTCACGAAACATCTTCGGCATAAGGACAAGCTCTCCACCATTATTGAAGTCGTATCTCAAACCGATCCAACGGTTGTCCATTTGGTTGACTTTGGAAAGGTTCTTGCATCGAGGGGTGGACACAAACTGCAGGATTGCTGCTCGTGTAGCTCACAAACGGTCTGTCGGCACATTCAAAATGTTCAcgaatatttatttgtaggTAATCGCAGACGGAAGGTTTATCCTTTTCTCTATAGTTTGAGGGCAATGCAATCTAATGCGGAACTTGATGTAAAACTTTCCCTTGGGAAAGATGACCGCGCGGGAAAAGTTTTGAGCGCGGTGGAGAAAATTATCGAAGCGGCATTTGCCTTTTCCACCGCATTGGAGGCTGTTCCACAGGAGCGGTTGAAAGGTAATGTGCCAATTGACTGTGAATGGAGGCAAGTGAGTGAACGTACAAAAGCTTTGGTTTCCGGCTGTAAATAG
- a CDS encoding ubiquitin carboxyl-terminal hydrolase, putative, with the protein MVPVKVKWGRETFELTVDLRSTVKCFKEQLQQLTSVPVERQKIMGVKASQCNDNEVTLEAAGVAAGKTLMLIGTAAEVVRATPIVATGNKDSAVQAPASHPAEKQAVGLQNIANTCYMNAAVQMLRLVPEVRDVLNFNANDPIVSELLKLYNTMDTKRDPVVPASLWSILLAHFPTFAEVNEKGHPMQHDSQEALNALLQRINSCLPESHKRLFTGNLSQKMVCKDDPDDQPVLHDVPFLMLSCNIDAEIETLEAGLEAAFNETVKLHSEKLAREALHTRTSRIAAMPEYLFIHMVRFSWRSDIQSKAKILKPVTFPMTLDLHALCAEEYKPELEVERKRVLKRRDIEMERRRAAKNKTKLDDDEAAPAEDASNTAEPINTTVGNHSGYYELCGVISHKGRSADSGHYVFWGKYADQWMVLDDSNTAAVSEEDVKRLRGSGEAHIAYVLMYRSRDPRTKQSVIPL; encoded by the coding sequence ATGGTTCCTGTTAAAGTGAAATGGGGTAGAGAAACATTTGAACTTACGGTGGACCTCAGAAGCACCGTTAAGTGTTTCAAGGAGCAGTTGCAGCAACTCACATCGGTACCAGTGGAGCGTCAAAAGATTATGGGAGTAAAAGCCTCTCAGTGCAATGATAACGAGGTAACGTTAGAAGCGGCTGGCGTAGCGGCCGGAAAAACGCTAATGCTCATCGGCACCGCTGCTGAGGTTGTAAGAGCAACGCCGATTGTGGCTACTGGGAACAAGGATTCGGCAGTGCAAGCACCTGCTTCCCATCCTGCAGAAAAACAGGCGGTCGGTCTGCAAAACATTGCGAATACATGTTACATGAATGCAGCCGTGCAAATGCTGCGATTAGTTCCTGAAGTGCGCGACGTACTTAACTTCAATGCGAATGACCCAATAGTGAGCGAACTTCTGAAGCTCTACAACACGATGGACACTAAACGTGATCCAGTTGTACCGGCATCTCTTTGGTCCATTTTGTTGGCCCATTTCCCCACATTTGCTGAAGTTAATGAAAAGGGTCACCCAATGCAACATGATTCGCAAGAGGCCCTTAACGCCTTACTCCAACGTATTAACAGTTGCCTACCAGAGTCACATAAGCGACTCTTCACCGGAAATCTATCGCAAAAAATGGTCTGCAAGGATGATCCTGATGACCAACCCGTATTGCATGATGTCCCATTTCTCATGCTTTCGTGCAATATTGACGCAGAAATTGAAACTTTAGAGGCTGGTCTTGAAGCGGCCTTCAATGAAACGGTTAAACTCCACTCGGAGAAACTTGCGCGCGAGGCCCTTCACACTCGGACCAGTCGTATCGCTGCAATGCCCGAGTATCTTTTCATACACATGGTTCGCTTCTCTTGGAGGTCAGACATTCAAAGCAAGGCAAAGATTTTGAAGCCCGTTACCTTCCCAATGACGCTTGACCTTCATGCGCTATGCGCGGAGGAGTACAAACCTGAACTGGAGGTGGAGCGAAAGCGAGTGTTAAAGCGGCGGGATATTGAAATGGAGCGTCGCCGAGCCGcaaagaataaaacaaagttgGATGATGACGAAGCGGCACCTGCGGAAGATGCCTCCAACACTGCGGAACCAATCAACACTACCGTAGGGAATCACAGCGGTTATTATGAATTATGTGGTGTTATATCTCACAAGGGGCGTAGCGCGGACAGCGGGCATTACGTGTTTTGGGGAAAATACGCGGATCAATGGATGGTGTTGGATGACAGTAACACGGCAGCGGTTTCGGAGGAGGATGTGAAGCGACTTCGGGGTTCAGGTGAAGCCCACATTGCGTATGTCCTCATGTACCGCTCAAGAGACCCTCGCACGAAGCAGTCGGTCATTCCGCTgtag
- a CDS encoding DNA-directed RNA polymerase II subunit 2, putative, with amino-acid sequence MMDDELLLQLNEVEEITDDDVDDIHRVAGMENVNTADIDSEDIWEIISSFFREKGLVHQQVDSYNDFLLRIPRMARSLLEIVPRQDDQFDPGVHVESEPDQYRLSLEDVVVGNPSHEMSGFSRTEMHPLFPNECRLRDLTYDAVAQVTLAIRVYRSREEQPYRTFLQNMELGRIPIMLKSMRCNLLNKDEEELPRLNECPHDQGGYFIVNGTEKVLIAQERQAANHVYAFTRPKGLLCEIKSIVEGSLNKPRTLQILMPYKKSGPGHGYENLLCRVAQMDELIPLFVLFRALDMGSDKEILQTVVPDLKDVAMLEMLRGSMEDASTLEIFTRDEALWFIGKRLGKQDSRENLQREAQDLLMRDLLPHMGVDCAADRGKCLFIGYMVHRLLLLALGRREDTDRDFLGHKRIDVAGSLLTFQLNQFLVQVRREMAQTVHDYSTNRGGVVSFGRILHNRLITDGMRRCLATGNFGDLKSGNIKTGVSQTLNRLTYSSSLSNLRRIQNPISASSKATRPRNLHCTQWGYICPVETPEGGSIGLLKNLALMCLVSRGSDHTGVVQAVQSRITGFHSIALSDLADVRVARVFVNGTLIGVHGDPERLLRDLRARRRGGELSNEVSIVRDIRDREIRVFSDGGRCLRPLFVVEKSRIKLQKAGIGELLEPSTTLGGRREISWNKVMKKGYVELIDCEEEDSLLIAMVPSEVGKNYFYSHCEMDPSMILGICASIIPYPNHNQSPRNTYQSAMGKQAMGIYASNFNMRMDTTAHVLFYPQKPLVRTKAMSYMRSNDLPAGHNAIVAIACYSGYNQEDSIIMSRSAVERGFFRSVFWRSYKASEEKKREGREMFEIPDRKVCHVKRADYTKLDTDGLIKPGMPVIGGDIIVGKTIPVPKTLSEESPVSDTRILKRDCSISSRAAEKGVVDRVMLTENKGNRFTKVRIRTIKIPNIGDKFCSRHGQKGTNGIQFRQEDMPFNHDGISPDLIINPHAIPSRMTVAHLIETLAGKVACYKGGEVYATPFCSVVVEDFGKALTQLKLNRYGNERLYNGHTGLPLDHLIFFGPTYYQRLKHLSSDKIHARPRGPLQPLVRQPTEGRAHEGGLRFGEMERDCMLSYGASQWLRERLFRVSDYYSVHVCNMCGTICAADTDQNLYKCQGCDNDSHISQVLMPYACKLLFQELMSMAILPRLGTGPL; translated from the coding sequence ATGATGGACGACGAACTACTTCTACAGCTCAACGAGGTGGAGGAAATCAcagatgatgatgttgatgacaTACATCGTGTGGCGGGCATGGAGAACGTGAACACAGCCGATATTGACAGTGAAGACATATGGGAGATTATCTCATCGTTTTTCAGGGAGAAGGGTCTCGTGCACCAGCAGGTAGATTCATATAATGACTTCCTTCTTCGTATTCCCCGCATGGCGCGGAGCCTTCTTGAAATTGTACCCAGGCAGGATGATCAGTTCGACCCGGGCGTTCACGTGGAGAGTGAGCCAGATCAATACCGCCTGAGCCTGGAGGACGTCGTAGTGGGAAACCCCTCCCACGAAATGTCGGGCTTCAGCCGCACGGAAATGCATCCCCTTTTCCCTAATGAGTGTCGACTGCGGGACTTGACGTATGACGCTGTTGCGCAAGTAACACTCGCCATTCGCGTGTACCGATCGCGTGAGGAGCAGCCGTATCGCACATTTCTTCAGAATATGGAACTCGGTCGCATTCCGATTATGCTGAAGTCCATGCGGTGCAATCTTCTGAAcaaggatgaggaagaattACCAAGGCTCAACGAGTGTCCACATGACCAGGGTGGTTACTTTATTGTTAATGGAACGGAAAAGGTGCTCATCGCGCAGGAACGTCAAGCAGCCAACCATGTGTACGCGTTTACGCGCCCCAAGGGTCTATTATGTGAAATCAAATCCATTGTTGAAGGTTCTCTTAACAAGCCAAGAACCCTTCAAATATTAATGCCGTACAAAAAGAGTGGTCCCGGTCATGGGTACGAGAATCTATTATGTCGCGTAGCACAAATGGATGAACTGATtccgctttttgttttgttccgaGCGCTAGACATGGGATCTGATAAGGAGATCCTGCAGACAGTTGTCCCGGATTTAAAAGATGTCGCCATGCTCGAAATGCTTCGCGGCTCCATGGAAGATGCAAGTACGTTGGAAATATTTACACGTGATGAGGCCTTGTGGTTCATTGGCAAGCGCCTCGGGAAGCAGGACAGCCGTGAAAACCTGCAACGTGAAGCCCAGGACCTTCTCATGCGGGATTTACTTCCCCATATGGGGGTGGACTGCGCTGCTGATAGAGGCAAGTGCCTCTTCATCGGCTACATGGTGCAccggctgctgctgttggcgcTCGGTCGTCGTGAGGATACCGACCGTGACTTTTTGGGTCACAAGCGTATCGATGTTGCGGGGTCTCTTCTAACCTTTCAGCTAAATCAATTCCTCGTTCAGGTGAGGAGGGAGATGGCACAAACGGTGCATGACTACTCCACCAACCGCGGTGGTGTTGTGAGCTTCGGCCGTATTTTGCATAATCGACTCATCACAGACGGTATGAGGCGCTGCTTGGCTACCGGTAACTTCGGTGACTTGAAGTCCGGTAACATTAAAACTGGTGTGTCGCAGACGCTTAACCGATTGACTTACTCGTCATCTCTTAGTAACCTCCGTCGTATTCAAAATCCCATCTCTGCGTCCAGTAAAGCCACACGGCCCCGAAATCTTCACTGCACACAGTGGGGCTACATATGCCCGGTGGAAACACCGGAGGGTGGTTCCATTGGTCTGCTGAAAAACCTGGCGCTCATGTGCCTCGTGTCTCGGGGAAGTGATCACACCGGTGTAGTTCAGGCCGTCCAGTCGCGCATCACAGGGTTCCATTCGATCGCCCTCTCGGACCTGGCAGACGTCCGTGTGGCGCGCGTGTTTGTGAATGGGACACTCATCGGCGTGCACGGGGATCCCGAGCGCCTGCTCCGAGACTTGCGTGCACGGCGCCGCGGCGGGGAGCTTAGTAATGAAGTAAGTATTGTACGTGATATTCGGGACCGCGAGATCCGCGTCTTCTCAGATGGTGGAAGGTGTTTGCGGCCATTGTTCGTGGTTGAGAAATCACGGATCAAGTTACAGAAGGCGGGAATTGGCGAGCTTCTTGAGCCCTCCACAACATTGGGTGGTAGGCGCGAAATTTCGTGGAATAAGGTAATGAAGAAAGGTTACGTCGAGCTCATTGACTGTGAAGAGGAGGACTCCCTCCTCATCGCCATGGTCCCGAGCGAGGTGGGAAAGAACTATTTCTACTCGCACTGTGAAATGGACCCGTCAATGATCCTCGGTATCTGTGCCTCCATTATTCCTTACCCGAACCACAACCAGTCTCCACGAAACACGTACCAGTCTGCTATGGGTAAACAGGCTATGGGAATATATGCATCCAACTTTAACATGCGCATGGATACAACGGCCCACGTTCTCTTCTACCCACAGAAGCCGCTTGTGCGCACAAAAGCAATGTCATACATGCGAAGCAACGATCTTCCAGCAGGACACAACGCAATAGTCGCTATCGCGTGTTACTCAGGTTATAACCAGGAGGACTCCATCATTATGAGTCGCTCCGCTGTGGAACGTGGTTTTTTCCGGAGCGTATTTTGGCGGTCATACAAGGCTTCAGAGGAGAAGAAACGGGAGGGTCGGGAGATGTTTGAGATCCCAGACAGAAAGGTGTGCCATGTAAAGCGTGCGGATTACACTAAACTCGACACTGATGGCCTCATTAAACCTGGCATGCCCGTTATTGGTGGAGATATCATCGTGGGTAAAACGATTCCTGTGCCCAAAACCCTGTCCGAAGAATCTCCTGTAAGCGACACTCGAATTCTCAAGCGCGATTGCAGCATTAGTTCGAGAGCAGCCGAAAAGGGTGTTGTCGATAGAGTGATGTTAACGGAAAACAAGGGGAATCGTTTTACTAAAGTGAGGATCCGTACCATCAAAATACCAAACATTGGAGACAAATTCTGTAGCCGCCACGGACAAAAAGGAACTAACGGTATCCAGTTCCGCCAAGAAGATATGCCCTTCAACCACGATGGTATATCACCGGACTTGATCATTAACCCACACGCTATCCCTTCTCGTATGACAGTAGCGCACTTGATCGAGACACTGGCTGGAAAAGTGGCTTGCTATAAAGGCGGTGAAGTGTACGCCACGCCTTTTTGTTCCGTTGTCGTTGAAGATTTCGGAAAGGCGCTGACGCAGCTTAAACTCAACCGATACGGCAATGAGCGTTTATACAATGGCCATACCGGCTTACCACTTGATCATCTCATCTTCTTCGGTCCCACATATTACCAGCGGTTGAAGCACTTATCGAGCGACAAAATTCACGCACGGCCCCGTGGACCTCTTCAGCCGCTGGTGCGGCAGCCGACCGAAGGACGAGCACACGAGGGCGGGCTTCGATTCGGTGAGATGGAACGTGATTGCATGCTTTCGTACGGCGCTTCGCAGTGGCTTCGAGAGCGGTTGTTCCGCGTAAGTGATTATTACTCCGTGCACGTATGCAATATGTGTGGGACTATTTGCGCAGCGGACACGGACCAGAATCTGTACAAGTGTCAAGGTTGTGACAACGACTCACATATTTCCCAGGTTCTTATGCCATATGCTTGCAAGTTGCTCTTTCAAGAGCTGATGTCGATGGCGATTCTCCCCCGTCTTGGCACAGGGCCGTTGTAA